The genomic window GTGTTCGCGTGGCATCCCTGACGTCGAGTTTGGGCTTTTTGGCTTCCAGGTTTGCCGGTGTCTTTTGGAACACCTCGGAATGACGCCTGCCAACCTCATTTCTCATGGTGTCGGGCTCGCGGAGCCAACGGGACAGAGCTGTGGGGATGGCCAGACTGGCAAACGCATTATTGTGGGAGTCTGGGACATCCCTTGCATTGTACAAGTCGTAGAATCCTTGTGAATAGTGGTGGATCTGAAAATCTTCGGGAAGGTCGGGTGGGGTGGTTGCAGGGCTGGGAGGATGAGCAGGATTTGATCGCGCGTTCCCGTAGGAGGGGCTTCGTTTAGGAGCTTGGGAGCTGACGGATTGAGAGGATCGATGGGAAGATTTTGCCTTtttcggaggaggaggatggtctGCGGAATGGCCATGCTTTCCATTTTCTTGTGGTCCAGCATGGCCGTTTATTTGCAAGTCGTTGGGTTTGGCCCGCTTCTTGTGGCCCTTGGAGGGGGGGCGCTTCGTCTTCTTGTCCGCAGGCTGGTTTTCGGGGGCCCCGTTCTTGAGACGGGTTGTGCGCTCAATAGCTTTTTGGCGATCGAGAGGACGAGGTTTGCATTCTGCACAGGAGTGGTCAAAGTCCTCGCGGATCGCCTCCTCTCTATTGTTAGGGTAGAAGCAGTCGATGTGTTGCCACGTGTCACACGTCTCGCAGTAGATTGTGTTTCCATCATCGTCAGTGAAGTTGCAAATACACTTGATCGTGTATGGCTCTTCCTCCGCCGTCTCGACCTTTCGGGCGACGTCGCTCTTGGGCGTCGCGCCTGGCTGTGCAGGAGGCGAAGTCTGACTAGGAGCCGCGGACTGCGTGGACAGCGCCGCCGTCTTGTCGGTCATAATCTGTGGTGAAGCTCACAGGGCAGTGGGCGTCGGGGAGGATGCGTAGGGTGTTTACCGTCGCGGTCTTTGGGGCATGACGACGCCGTTCAGAACGCGCGCCGGGGACACCACAGGCAAGAGTCGCAAAGAATATTCGCCGGCAGTCTCATGCggcaggagaaggagggcgagaGATCTCGGGGAAGGTAATCGCAGGCGTCGAAGCGTGGACTCGAGAGACTCGTCGGGGCGTCAGCGTCAAGGGTGGAGGGTGAGCGCCGCGACGACGGGAGAAAGAAAGGCGATAGTCGTGATCAGTCGGGTGCCCAGAGTAGGAATATGGGCAATAGACACGAGTCGAGGGCGTGTTGGGGACACGATCGGTCGGTTTGTGTTTTCGCAAAACTCGTTGTGATCCGTCAAGGCCGGGTTGAAGGCGAGGAGGGTCGAGGTGTCGAGTGCAAGACGACGTGGATTAGGCTTTcgttaagagaaaaaaaaaaggaggaaaagaagttGAGACTACTCAAACACAATCCATACACGGGGAGCGCTTGTAGCAGACGAGACAGTAACGAGAGGGAGGATTGAAGATCGTGGACTGCACGAAGAAGGATGGGtgatggaggaagaagatggggaGGAGCGACAAGGCCGGGTGCTTGCTTCAAGACGAGTGCGGTACTGCGGTACCGACCTGGGACCTGCCCGCCTGCTGGGGGTTTCCAGTTGGCTGAGGCAGACGGAGGAGCAAAAAAAAGGTACGTACCCATGGAAGGTACCCTCATCAACGGCACCTCACTCGCCCTTCTCGCCCACCGGGGACTCCCACTCACCTTGCGCAGCGCTCAGCTTCAGAGGGTAGGTACCAATGGACCACTGGGTCCGTCTCTGGCGTGTTCTGCTGGGCTTCTGCTGGGTTGGGCGGCAGTCCAAAGGGGAAGTAAGAGGGACGGGGACAGTGGTCCCCCCCAAGAAGAGACAAGACAGAGACATGGAAGAAGAGACGAGACAAGGACAAAAAGAGAAATCTGGCGCTAAACCAAACCTTGACTGGCGGTGGATAGGGAGAAATCTTAGTGCAGCGCGCAGGGCGCTTTCTCGGCCTGAGGCACTGATATGGATGACATGAACGCGGCCGCTGCAGCTGAGCACAGGGCtgggaggggggaggggaggaaACTCAAGTGAGGGGAGATCGGGGGGGAGGAGACTCTGAAATTGCGGATGGCGAGAGACACGAGCGGGAAACCCTTGGGCTCGCTGGCGTGAGCAAGCCCGCCAGGGGCGCGAGGATGTGAGGTCGTCGAGACTTGAATggcagaaaagaaaagaaccAGGGCGGGCGGGTGAGCGATGTCAGGTCCAAACAAAGACACTATGGATGTCTTTCGAGACTTGCGAGTCTTGTCTCTCTGATGGGCGGACACTAGGAGTCGAGCATTTCGGTATGAACGGGAAGCGAAGGAGTCGGGAGGGGGCTTCACCAGATTTTCAAGCAGGCAAAATGACGACGACCACTTTTGCAGGGAATCAGGCACGTAGGTTGAGGACGCCGTCTGCCAGCCAAAGAGGCGAAGACGCCAGCCAGCGTCTTGCTGGCTGCTCGTGGCATCTGGTTGGCGGCTGGGcggtggagatgatgaggtgAGCGGGGGCCACTGGAAATTGGCACCCGCCACAAAAACAAGCCGTGTGTGGTGAAACTGGTGAGCCACTTTAGCCAACGCGAAGCGGCCGAGGCAGCCCGTCCCGAACGAGTCTAGCGTATCAATAGAGGTCCGGTTTGTTTTTCCCTCTTGCCTCGAGCCTTCGTACTGTGCGCGCGACCACCGTAGGACGGCACCCGTAACCGACTCTCATTGGCTTGGCTGGCAGGGAACAAGCTTCGTGTCTCTGGCGCATGGCGGAAGTATCCAATCAGCTGAGCTTGCGCAAATGGAACCGTGCCTTGGAGCCAGTGAGGAGATTCCATGATGGTTTCAGCAGGGAGGGTGCTGCGAAGCCGTGTCGGGTGTGGTACGTGATGGGGGTCGCGTCATTGCGACGGCAAAGTAAAGGGTAGGTTGCGGGCTGTTGGAGGCTGTCATGGAGGAATTGAAGTTGAAGTTTCCCAACGGAAGGTGAATTTGGCAAGTCTCCGGTACATCCACAATCACGTTCACATTCACGCTCGGGTGATCATGAGCCAGGGCGCTACGCCCTGTATTTCTTCTGAATACTAAACGCCGTTTTTCACGCATCTTTTTGTTCGTGTTCCATTGTATTTGCATTGCCATGCTACCACGTCCCGTATTCGCACTTACCAAGCTGCTCTGGCCTTGGCAGGGTGCTGCTACGCACCACATGTAACTAATCTGCATGCCACGGCACAGAGAGCTCCCTCAGCAATCCATGTCGCAGTCATCTTCCTGCGCCTTGCCGTGCTTGTCCTCCTCATGCTCCGGGTCGCAGCCTTTCTGTTTACCTGTGAAGGATACGCGCAACATGCTTCATCCCCGTGACCACTCCATCTTCATGCCTTCCTCATGGAAAGAGACTCAGCAACCCTGGATCTCTGCGCTCGCGAAACCTTAGCTTCACACCACGGACCCTCAGCGTTGGATGGTGGGTGGGCACTAGAAGCGGGGGAGATGCTGGAAGCTCAAAGCCGTGTTATCACGCATCCAACGCGTACAGTGCGACCAACTTGGGCTATTATACAAGCGGGCATTCATTACTCGAGGATCCCTGCTGGCATCGCATTCTGATAGCAAAAGACCAGCATGCGAAATGCATGAAGTGGCTTCTTCGAAACAAATCCCATCAGGTCCTGCGCCGCGCCGCCATATTACCCAATCGCACGTCGTTCACAGTCATTCCGGCATGACTCGCTCCCATTCGCGAGATACATCCAGGAAGCGGACGCGTCTGAACTTCATGGGTGGCCTCACTTGCATTTCCAGACGATTGCCTAAATGACATGGTAACAATCCTGGCCGAGCAGCAATAGTTGCCGACTATTTGACCGTCTCTCAGGCTTTTCTCCGTCGCAGTCATGTGAGCAAGTACCATCGACGCTTCGATGAGGTGTCCCTCTTCATGGCCGCCGCAAGCAGCAGTCCATAATGAAAGAAGTGGTAAATCAAAAATTACACCCCCCATGGTCCCGAAGGACAATGGAGCATGGAGCGACTCCGCGCTGTGCAATGCAGGCCCTCCACGCTGATTCTCCCCATTCATGAGCGGGGTTAATCGGAATAAGGTAAGTATGAAGAGGAAAGGAAAACAAGTAAGGGTCGGGAGATGGCTGTGGTTATATAGTAGAGAAATGTCGTGGTCCGTGCATCAAGCGGACCCCTTGTGCCTGAGGCCCGAAGATTTGACTCAGCGGGTGCCTTAACTTCGGCGTCAATGCTCCGCTCTTGCCTGGGGCTGAGCGAGGATGCAGCAGGTGGTTGGCCTCAGATAATCGATAATCGAGATTGCCCTGGGCGTTGATCAGTGAGAAGCGCAAACGGAGAGGCCGCGCCGCATCAAGATGGGTATGGATGTCAGCCACTGCGACTGCAACAGCCACATCGCGCCAAGCGCGAGACAACCATGGAAGGCTGCACGGCTGAGGTAACAACAGACATGATGGCTCCAGGAGACGGCATTTCTCTGTCGTAACGGACAAACAATTCCAGCGTCATTGCAGGTCACTCTCCCCGGCTCTGTCGTGCAGGTTCTAGACGCTTGCACTCCCACGGCAAGGCACGGAGCCTATTTGGTGCCCTCCGGATACGGCCCGGGGTTTCCTTCTGCATGCTGCAAGGCGGTGAGGCATCAAGAGTTCTTCCCAGCCCCAGCCGCCCTTGGCCAGTGGTTGCCATCAGGGTGGAGCCTCGGTCCCATGACGCATTCAACACCAAGCCACTCGCCATCTTCCATTCTGCCCTGATAACgacctcttcatcatctgcaCTCAACTTTCATCCACGACATCAACCGCTTTACTACCTTTCTCACCATCATCGACCCTCAAACTCGAGTTTAAGCACGAGACCCTTGTACCATGAGATTCTCGACCGTCACCGCGTGTCTGACTGCCTGCTTGGCGCCAGCCGCGGCTCTCAGCGTCCTCAATGGCCGCGCGCCCGACGTCACGGTCAACGATGACCTCAAGATTCCTGGCGATTCTCCCCTCGAGCTCTGCCCTGGCGACCATGCTGCCGACCTCATCAGGATCGACAGCGTCGATTTGCTGCCCAACCCTCCTCAGGCGTACGGTTACCCCGCTCAACGATAATAGCGCTCGGGATATAGTACTAACGTTGTGATAGTGGCCAGGAGCTGgtgatcaaggccaagggaaCCGTCAAGCAGAAGATTGAGGAGGGCGCCTATGTTTTGCTCACCGTCAAGTACGGTCTCATCCGCCTCATCAGCACCAAGGCCGATCTCTGCGAGCAGATTGGAAATGTCGACCTCAAGTGCCCCGTCGAGGCTGGCGACCTGGAAATCCTCAAGACTGTCGACCTCCCTGCTGAGATTCCTCCTGTATGTTCAAGTCCGCCTGATTCTGTCGTATTATGATTCTAACCTCGTGTAGGGCAAGTACACCGTGCTGGCTGATGTCTTCACCGTCGAGGATGTGCAGATCACCTGCCTGACTGCGACCGTTGAGTTTTCCCGAAGTAGCAAGGGTTTGTTTGGTCTCGACCTGTAATGGTGGATTTCGGCGTACACAGCAACATGCGTATGGCGCGTTGTCTTCGTATTAAGTATTGGGCACTGGCACGTTGTCATGGGTCTCTGGGTTTGACGTTTGGTTTGGCGAATTTCTTGCTCTCGTTTAGCATCTTTCAGCGGCTTTAGAATCGATTTGGCATATACGAGAATCCGTCCTTTGAATCGTTTCCACGTTCTCGTTGCTAGACATGCGGATTGCCCTGGATAATATGTTGAAGGTAGAATAACAATACCGCCTGCCTAGCCTAGGTTCATGTCTACACTGCGTGTGCGTCCCGCTTCCCGAATTACGTGCGCCGAGAATACCATTGCTCCCCTTACTCTCCAAACAGACGTCGAACTCGCCTCAAAACACTGTCCTTCTCGGGGTCATAGGGGTGATCTTTACTAGGGATCTCCAGAACGGTAGGGAACGCCGCAGTGTAGGTGTCGATACGGTGTCGTATTCTATCGGCAATCTGCAAATCTCGTTAGGATCTTGAATCGCAAGTGGCATACTGGGCCTCAGACATGTTGGTTGATAAGCACAATGCCAATGTCCTTTCGCTCATCGGTGAACCGGTCGAAGGCAGCCTCAATGGCTCCGGTGTCTGTTTTGTTGTCGACAACGAGAAAGTTCTTCTGAGGATCGGCGCCCGTGGTAACGTGCTAGTCTCTTGTGTCAGTCAACAGAAGAAGAGCCCAATGCGATGCGATACTCACACCGATGCCCGCGAGGAGCAGTCCTGTTACGGAATCCTGAATGCGAGCTACGTCAGCGCAACAGCGTCTACCAAGTGCCCGTGATCGTAGCAAGCCCATACCTCATCACCGATGACGGCGAGAAACTGGCGATCCTTGTAATCCGCCTGAGAAGCCATGGCGAATGTTCCGAACGAAGGTGAAGTCGTGGGATACTCGTTATTCGATCCCGTCCTCGAAGATGAAGGCGGGAGGTTCGTGTGTTAGGTAAGGTACACAACAGAAGGCGCCTGAGGCTCCGCCTGATGCCGACTGGTGAATGGACCTGCCTGAAGCTCTGACCACCCCCGGCGCCCCGGCCTAGAGACACTGGCCACTAAGATAGAGGTGCTAAGAGGATACCTAACAAAGAATTAGTATCGCCCTCAGCAACAGCCAacatctcatctccaagtAAACAACATCTGGCCTCGCTGCCATCGCCTTCTCACGCTCCCTCCGCTCGCTGCGGCAACACACGACGGTCCATCCGAATATCGCGGTTTCGAAGAGCAGAGTTTTAGGCCATACTTGCGCCTTTCGTCACCATGCCGCGCTTAGTTCGTAGGACGCCGCTCCTTGAGCGCATCAAGTCCATGTTGAATCCAATGGACTTCTTGCTTTGGCTGTccgaggagcttgagacGAGAGATTGGGACTCGACTACTGCAGGCACTCAACTCGGCTTGGCTATGAACTTTCTGTTCCTGATTGCGCGCGCCAATTCAGCTTCTTCGTCGAGCGACGATGTTTTCAGTGATGACGCTGGcactggctggctggctttCTTTGTGAGCTACCTCCGCCTCCTTAGTCTTGTTAAAGCTAACCAAACAATATCAAAGATTTACCCTCTGGTCTGGATCCTAATCTTTTTCTCGTCCACGAACGCTTTCTACACAATTACACGAACCCGCAAGTACCGACTTTTTCAAGTTGAcgttgaggagaagctctCGACACCTTCTGCACGCCGTGTGAAGGTCGACCAGTCCAACTCATCGCCGGCAACACCCCTGAGATATCTCGCAAGCATCCTCACGCCAGAATCTGCCGAGTCGCGAGCTCATCCCGACAAGGGCTCCGATGTTTGGGAGTTATCGATCTGGGATCCTCTCCCAGTCTCGCTGCGGCTCTTCTGCCTCTTTGGCCCCGGCCATGTGCTGGTGTACATGATCTTTCTGCCTCTGGCTCCCTTGGACCCCCGACCGAGCGTGACCGTTTTCAACACTCTCCTTCTGCAGATCATCATCACTGGCCagctgctcttcttctgttCCCGATTCACGCAGCAAGCTAAGGACACGGCGATCATCCAGAAGCAGGTGATGAAAGAGTATGACACCAAGTTTGTCCACCCTCGATTGCACCCTGTTGTCCGTGATGTTGGTACGCAGTTCTCCGACGACCAGCCTCAGAAGTACCAAGACTTTGTGCAAACTGGCACTCCGACCACTCAGATCCGGCACTCTTTCCAGACTCACGCCAACCCTTACATCCAATCGGTTGGGACACCCGAAAAAAAAGACATCACCCCTACTCCTAGCAACGTCATGAAGCCGCAGATGTTTACACCTCCTACAGCTAGCCGACGCTCAGAGCTTTTCAGACCTAGCGCCAGCCAAAGAAGTTCTGTCCCTCGCCATAGCCTGCCCGCCGGATATACTTCAACTGGCACTTCATCAGGAGTTTCAAACATCAACTTTGGCGGCAACATGGGAATTCACACCCACCACAAGTCTCCTCTAAAGAAAGCCACGAGCTTGAACGAGCTCACCTCGCAGGAGACCGCATCTCCACGAAACTCGCGGGAGATGGCGGCCTATGAGCAGAGGAACTGGGGGCAAGGAACTCCTTCCAAGCACACAGAGAACCGTAGATTGACGGGCTCAAACCTGAGCGGTGCTGGTAACCCCTTTGCGAGCCTGGGTAGAAAACAGGCCCCCCAAGAACGCCCCAACCCACGGTGGTAGACTGgggttttcttttctttttgtttTACGTGCAAGTTGCATTACATAGCGGGCAACCGCAACTTCGGGCGGCATTCACAGGTCGGCGTTAAGGCTGTGCTTTCTGAATATGGATCTCGACGCGAAATTGAAGACATGCATATCCCGTTATTGATGAAGGTTATTCGTGTTATGGAGGTTTTGTTCCTGGTTTTCTTTTACGCAAATAGATACCTATCTGCCCACTCGCCCCTTCATAGCCTGAAAAGCgtgatggtgttgtgggCGAAGCTACCACCTGCCCTTTGCACTTCCAACACATCTGTACCTGCCTTCTCCGAATAACGTACCAATTGTCTTGGTAGGTACCTAGGAAGTGAGAGTAAAAGCATTCAGTACCTCCTTCTCCTGGGACAAGATTGTGTGAACTGTGTTCAACCTATGGATGTCAACATTATCACATTGATTCATTCTTGTTCTGATCATCCCGACTCTTCTTGCTCATATTAGCTGACATCTGCGAGGCTCAGCAAATCGTGTCGATCGGTTGTCTCGTCTGTCTCCGCCGAACCCAATTAGAAGCAGCACCCTGCATGGTACACCGATATCCCATCGCCCTCTGGCTTTGCAACTGTCCATCCTCTCGAGCCCATACATGCCTGACCCGCATTGGACATCCTTCCGACGTAGACCTCCGTCTTTCGAAGGCCCTGAAAAGATGACAGAGGCCCGCCGGGGGAAAGGGCACCACCGAAGGCTCACACTCGGTGACGTTGGAGGATGGATCAAAATTAGGCATGAACCTGGCCGGAGCACCACCTTGGGAGACGTAGGAGCCTGGTTCAAGAACAAGCTCCCGAGCAACCGCCCAGAACGAGGAGGGACGCTGAGAAAGAATAACCTCTGGGAAAATCAGGAACAGATGGCAAAGGAATCATCGGAAGCACTTGGTGAGGGTAGCCGGGACATTCCCCCGTCCACAGGCCACACTTCACAGCATCGACGTCGCTTTACTGATAGTCACCATCTGAATCAACGAGATGGTATGCGGGCTTCGGACCAAATTACGGCTTGGAATACACCAAAAAACCTCAGCGAGGCGTTGCTAGACTGCAGTTTCCCGGAGGAGAAGGCTCCTGCAGGTCAGGGCATTTCTACAGACAGCCACAAAGAGAGCCGGACTCCTTTGGGTCACATGAGCTCCCCCAGTGTCGAGAAAATGCGTGGCAATATGGCAAGAGATGACGTTGAAACGATGGAATCGAAAAAGACACCCGAGTCGGCAGCTATCACGGAACCACACACCTCTGCGGCATCTGCGAAGAAGCCACCCATACTATTGTTGGAAGACATGGAGGCCAGGGAAAAGGCTCGCGAGCTACGGAGAAGCTTGAAGGAGAGCGGCGATTGGCTCGGTGTCCAGGGTTGTAATCCTCATACAGGAGTTCCCGATGCCAGTTCCTCAGAGAGCGGCGGAGACACCATGAGAGTCGTGCGCGAGCTCCAGGGGCTATCAAAGATGAATTTGTCTGAAGCTACGAGGCAAGAAATCGAAAGTCACATCGAACAAATAGCACAGGAGCAGCATGACAAACGGATTCAGAGATTGGCCAAACAACAGCAAGCTGCAGCTTCTGTCACTGGCAGATGGCGACGGAAAACTCATCAGTGGTTATCAGCCCAGGAGCCCGTTTTAAGCCCTATTGCCCAATCACAAAGAAGCGAATCGGTCTTTTCAAGTCAGTCCTttgttttctttctcttctgcACAACACATACTAACCTCGAGGTTGATATAGGGAAGCAACAGCCGCATGTCAATGGAGGGATGGCCGAACAACAGGAACTGGTAGATCTGGGTACACCCGAAGGCCGTTCGCCTTCTAGGCAGTGGCCAAAGACAAGCGGATCTCCTCAAAGATCTTTCTCGGACTCATCAGACACGGTAGTCCGAACTCCTCACCAACTGCGCCTCGGAGACCTGTCACCTACCGTCCTGGAGCTCTTTGAGAACGGTATTATTTTTGACGAACCCTCAGAGCCTGGACCAAATGATGGCTCCCCTCTTCGAGCTAACCCAAGCCGCTCCCAGCATGTCACAGAAAGACGGGGTGGCTTTCCAGACACAAAGAACCCGCGGGGCGACAAAGCAGCGACTGTTGCCAATGATGCACAAACAATCAAACAAGAAAAACAACGTCAAAAGCGAGTTGTCATGCCTTTTTTAGGCAGAGGTCCCCAGGCGGAAGCAGACTCAGGAGGGGTACAGAAGGTCCCCAAAACACGCAGCAGCGCTTCACTTCCCGGTCTCTCGAAGATCGTCAACCCGCTGCCACTGAATCACAGCTTCAGCCTGGTCTCGTCAAAGAGCATGCTCCACGAATTCATTCATCGCAGGAACCCTCCTTCCCAAAGCCCCGTGCGCGATTCGACGACAAACCACCACAAGAAATCCGCTATCCTTCAGACATCCTCAAGCCCGATCGTGCACAATTCACCAGCAGAAAACCAGCCGCACCCCAACTTAGGGTCGTTATACCAGCAGGAGAACCTAGAAAGAAGTGTGTAGAGCCCACAACTAGCAAAAGCCCTGGCAGACGAGTCGCACTGCCAACGGCAGGTGAAGGACAGTTCCTGCCGGTTGCCGACAGTGCAGCGACTGGATTGGACCCCAGAACCAACAGCGAGAAGCGAAACCGGATTCCTGGATTACGACGAGTCGACAAAGACATCGGATTCAGATCTCCTCAGCTATCCCCAGACACcaaagagagaagaggtgGTCGGTACAGGATTGAGAGATCAGCTCATGACGATGGAGGAAATACAAGCCGACGTCAATACCCTTAGGAAGAGGCTCGCCCTGGTAGACCAACCGAGCTTGACGACGCTCAAGAGCAAAGACGACAGCAACGGCATCAGAACCTGGGCGCAGGGCGCAATGCGGGACATTACGAACAAGGGCAACGAGGTGAAACGGACGTGCGCTTCCACAcgcatcaccaccactacTGGATACGCCCAGACCATGTCAACATCCCACACCAAACCAGATTACGACTCACAGACAGGTCTTCAACAGAGGCGCAAGGCGAACCACACGATCCAGAAACTTCGAGGCTTGGGAACAACGCCAGGCGCCCTGGAGATTTCCCAGGAGAATCGTGGTCGGAGTACTTGGCCGAGGTCGGGGTCTGCAACAGAGACTCGAGCAATCGATACTATATCGAGACACCAGGAGCTTACAGAGCGGTACCCAGAACTGCCCCCCGAGACTTGTGTTTCCAACAAAGAGCCAGAACCGACGTCAGAGGTGCCCGCGGCTAGTCTCCAGTGCAGCAGTCTGTCCACATCAACTTCTACGATGGAGTTGGGCGACATGGGGAACACGACAGCGGCAGACACCCTCCAGGAGGACAAGACCTGCAAGAGCCCGGAATACCTTCCAAGACAGAGGCTGGAACACGGCACAGAAGCCAACAATCAGACAATGGATCTGGTAGTGCACGTGCCAGGCAGCTTTCCCACTCGTCTCAACGCCGAAGACGGCATCGCAGATCCTTCCAGTAACGGATATGGTAAAGACGGCAGACGAGGATTATGGGATGCTATTAAGGAGGTCTTGAATGCGGTGAAGGGTTGTTGCATATGGGTTTTGAAACTGTACTGGCGAACGGTGCAGCCCGTCTTTGATTCAAGATCGGAGTACTGGGAGCGGACTGGCCAGGCTAACAACTGGAGAGATTTGGCAAGATTTACTCTTGCGTTTCCCTTGATATTCAGCATGGTGGTGCTCATGGTGTGGATTATGGAGTTCACGACTATCATGAAGCGTTGCATGAATGAGTACGAGGACGAGAGAATGGAATGTTTGGTTGTTGGAACGTTGGCCATGTTTCGGCGGAGCCTGACCGGAGTGTAAGGTAACGGCCGGGCGGATACTCGGGAAGCGGCCGGTGCCGGCGAGGGGAGGCGGTGGCGGGGCTTTGGGCCAGGCCTGTTGCAGGGGAGAAAAGTGATATGGACATTGACCCGGGGCAAAGCGTGCGCCGATGGCGGGTCCGGAGGGCTGGGCATCAGGGAGGTTCGGCGACTACGGAGGGGAAAGGGGTGGCATGAGGGTGTGTTGTGTAGACATTGATAACACTGG from Fusarium falciforme chromosome 2, complete sequence includes these protein-coding regions:
- a CDS encoding V-type proton ATPase subunit F, encoding MASQADYKDRQFLAVIGDEDSVTGLLLAGIGHVTTGADPQKNFLVVDNKTDTGAIEAAFDRFTDERKDIGIVLINQHIADRIRHRIDTYTAAFPTVLEIPSKDHPYDPEKDSVLRRVRRLFGE
- a CDS encoding Phosphatidylglycerol/phosphatidylinositol transfer protein → MRFSTVTACLTACLAPAAALSVLNGRAPDVTVNDDLKIPGDSPLELCPGDHAADLIRIDSVDLLPNPPQAGQELVIKAKGTVKQKIEEGAYVLLTVKYGLIRLISTKADLCEQIGNVDLKCPVEAGDLEILKTVDLPAEIPPGKYTVLADVFTVEDVQITCLTATVEFSRSSKGLFGLDL